Proteins co-encoded in one Waddlia chondrophila WSU 86-1044 genomic window:
- a CDS encoding type II toxin-antitoxin system death-on-curing family toxin — protein MTIKFLTVTQVIEIHDTFLQAYGGLPGIRDKGLLDSAVEMPKAMAFGEDLHKTLYDKASAYLYHIVKNHPFNPSHCAGGKGRAHNRTPQPTSR, from the coding sequence ATGACAATAAAATTTCTAACAGTCACTCAAGTAATAGAAATCCATGATACATTTCTCCAGGCTTACGGCGGTTTGCCAGGAATACGCGACAAAGGTCTCCTAGACTCTGCTGTAGAAATGCCAAAGGCAATGGCTTTCGGAGAGGATTTACACAAAACGCTTTATGATAAAGCTTCTGCATACCTTTACCACATAGTCAAAAACCATCCATTTAACCCAAGCCACTGTGCAGGAGGAAAAGGGAGAGCACATAACAGAACCCCACAACCAACCTCTAGGTAA
- a CDS encoding HGGxSTG domain-containing protein codes for MGYCYYQTMPRCGAYARSSGKPCLQAAMSNGRCYLHGGKSTTKHGRYTKRSVESRQKQRQAIKELRESQKAMENTING; via the coding sequence ATGGGGTATTGCTATTATCAGACAATGCCAAGGTGTGGTGCTTATGCTAGGAGTTCAGGTAAACCTTGCCTTCAGGCTGCAATGTCTAACGGGCGTTGCTATCTTCACGGTGGAAAATCAACAACGAAACACGGCAGGTATACAAAACGATCTGTGGAAAGCCGTCAGAAGCAACGTCAAGCGATAAAAGAACTTCGGGAATCCCAAAAGGCAATGGAGAATACGATCAATGGATGA
- a CDS encoding UDP-N-acetylglucosamine diphosphorylase: MEPFSPLELFDLSSYPHKALLENCTYAWEALLFLKKYLTQQNLGNLQGTISSNAYLVNKNQIFIGKGTVIEPGAYIEGPCWIGENCTIRHGAYIRGNVITGHGCILGHDSEFKHSILLNGSQAAHFAYVGDSILGNHINLGAGTICANLKLDKQPVEVKFESHRIHTGLRKLGAILGDNAQTGCHAVLNPGTVFGKAALCYPCLNVSGYLSPGTKMKMEK, translated from the coding sequence ATGGAACCATTTTCCCCGCTAGAACTGTTTGATCTCTCATCCTATCCTCATAAAGCTTTGCTTGAAAACTGCACCTATGCATGGGAAGCTTTGCTTTTTCTAAAAAAATACCTAACTCAGCAGAATCTTGGCAATTTGCAAGGAACCATCTCAAGCAACGCATACCTCGTCAATAAAAATCAAATATTTATTGGAAAAGGGACAGTCATCGAGCCTGGAGCTTATATTGAAGGCCCTTGCTGGATTGGTGAGAACTGCACAATAAGACACGGAGCCTATATCAGGGGAAATGTCATTACTGGTCATGGCTGTATTCTTGGACACGATTCGGAATTCAAACATTCTATCCTTCTCAATGGATCTCAGGCAGCTCATTTTGCTTACGTAGGAGACTCTATCTTGGGAAACCATATCAATCTAGGGGCTGGCACAATTTGCGCCAACCTGAAGCTTGATAAGCAGCCTGTGGAGGTTAAATTCGAAAGCCATCGAATCCATACAGGACTTCGCAAACTTGGTGCTATTTTGGGAGACAATGCTCAAACAGGATGTCATGCAGTGCTCAATCCTGGAACAGTTTTTGGTAAAGCTGCTTTATGTTATCCTTGCCTCAATGTTTCTGGATATCTCTCTCCCGGAACGAAAATGAAGATGGAAAAATGA
- a CDS encoding ISAs1 family transposase, producing the protein MSKRKPRQIDYSLEELEEFQESIFQAFADVQDPRVLTGAIRHKLIDILFITLCAVLCGADKIKEVAVYAEERETWLTNVLKLENGVPHYSTFWWTFVMLDPTEFHNGFSKWISTLVRQDDNQVYAIDGKALRGTAIKGRPNSFIHTVSLWACGQQLTLGQVKVKDKSNEITAIPKLLEMIDITGATITIDAMGTQTAIAAQIIEDGGEYILALKGNQSSLHDEVSNYFIQAQQVEFEGVDHQSYHMIEEGHGRLEKRSFFVTEDIDWLPDYDRWKKLKTIILLKTERTIDSVTSTELRMYISSLPADARRIAYAIRSHWGIESCHWILDIAFREDTLRARIGHIAENLSFIRKMALILLKQEKQTKGGIELKRKKASWNPDYLLKLMNVKF; encoded by the coding sequence ATGTCAAAAAGAAAACCGAGGCAGATTGATTATTCCCTTGAGGAGTTAGAAGAGTTTCAAGAATCGATTTTTCAAGCGTTTGCAGATGTGCAAGATCCCCGTGTTTTGACTGGAGCTATACGACACAAATTGATCGACATTCTTTTCATTACGTTGTGTGCAGTTCTTTGCGGTGCCGACAAAATTAAAGAGGTTGCAGTCTATGCAGAGGAGCGAGAAACATGGTTGACAAATGTACTTAAACTTGAAAATGGGGTACCACACTACAGCACATTTTGGTGGACTTTCGTTATGCTCGATCCCACCGAATTTCATAATGGGTTTTCAAAATGGATTTCCACACTGGTAAGGCAAGATGACAATCAAGTATATGCGATCGATGGAAAGGCTTTGAGAGGTACTGCAATCAAGGGTCGACCAAATTCTTTTATTCACACAGTCAGCCTCTGGGCATGTGGTCAACAACTTACGTTAGGGCAGGTAAAAGTAAAAGACAAATCCAATGAAATCACAGCGATCCCAAAATTATTGGAAATGATCGACATAACTGGCGCAACGATAACGATTGACGCAATGGGAACCCAAACTGCGATTGCAGCACAGATCATTGAAGATGGTGGCGAATATATTCTGGCATTGAAGGGAAATCAGTCATCTCTTCATGACGAGGTATCGAATTATTTTATTCAAGCGCAGCAAGTAGAGTTTGAAGGCGTTGATCATCAATCATATCACATGATAGAGGAAGGGCACGGAAGATTAGAAAAACGTTCATTTTTTGTGACGGAAGATATCGATTGGCTGCCGGATTATGATCGATGGAAGAAGTTAAAAACGATTATTCTCCTGAAGACAGAACGAACGATAGATAGTGTCACTTCCACGGAGCTACGGATGTATATTTCAAGTCTGCCAGCCGATGCACGTCGTATTGCATATGCGATCCGATCGCACTGGGGAATAGAAAGTTGTCACTGGATTCTTGACATAGCATTTAGGGAAGATACATTGAGGGCACGAATCGGACATATAGCTGAAAATCTATCTTTCATACGCAAGATGGCGCTTATTTTGCTGAAGCAGGAAAAGCAAACAAAAGGGGGGATAGAACTCAAACGAAAGAAAGCGAGCTGGAATCCTGACTATCTTCTGAAACTAATGAATGTCAAATTTTAA
- a CDS encoding polyprenyl synthetase family protein yields the protein MMKKSIETNSLLTAYVKKVDTAIENHLDLLGPPSPVRDACAYALSTGGKRVRPSITLMVADALGGMGDVTLSALSIEYFHTASLVVDDMPSMDNDDERRSQPSVHKKFGEAAALLVSYGLIGAGYGMIAENGRLLLDQNIFFADSVDLRCRLALENASFNTGLNGATGGQFLDIRPPDLSTETLKKIIHMKTSSLFEVAFVNGWLFGGGALEKLDQVKQAAAHFGLAFQIADDLGDMEQDLRNKREVNLANVFSKDKAVDMFHGELQSFHLILKDLGLDEEFFSVLTDSLKASF from the coding sequence ATGATGAAAAAAAGTATTGAAACTAACTCGTTATTAACGGCATATGTGAAAAAAGTCGATACAGCGATCGAAAATCACCTCGATTTATTAGGACCTCCATCTCCTGTCCGAGACGCTTGTGCGTATGCGCTTTCTACCGGAGGAAAAAGGGTTCGTCCCTCGATCACCTTGATGGTTGCCGATGCTTTGGGAGGAATGGGGGATGTAACATTAAGTGCTTTAAGCATTGAGTACTTTCATACAGCTTCTTTGGTCGTTGATGATATGCCTTCCATGGATAATGATGACGAAAGGCGTAGTCAACCTTCTGTTCATAAAAAGTTTGGGGAAGCTGCGGCTTTGTTGGTCAGCTATGGTTTAATTGGCGCAGGGTATGGCATGATCGCTGAAAACGGGCGTTTGCTGCTTGATCAAAACATTTTCTTTGCCGACTCAGTGGATTTGCGTTGTCGATTAGCTCTTGAAAACGCTTCGTTTAATACAGGTCTTAACGGGGCGACAGGCGGTCAGTTTCTTGACATTAGACCTCCCGATCTATCGACCGAAACATTGAAGAAAATCATTCATATGAAAACTTCTTCACTTTTCGAGGTGGCATTTGTGAATGGTTGGCTTTTTGGCGGTGGAGCCCTTGAGAAGCTTGATCAAGTCAAGCAAGCTGCGGCCCATTTCGGCCTTGCTTTTCAAATTGCTGACGACTTGGGAGATATGGAGCAGGATCTCAGGAACAAGAGGGAGGTTAACTTAGCGAATGTATTTAGTAAAGATAAGGCTGTAGATATGTTCCACGGGGAACTTCAGTCTTTTCATCTTATATTAAAAGACTTAGGTCTTGATGAGGAGTTTTTTAGTGTTTTGACAGATTCTTTGAAGGCCTCCTTTTAG